The following DNA comes from Terriglobales bacterium.
CTCTGCGGCTGCAGCGTATTCGGCATACATCTTATCGGCATCAATCGGCTCGGAGTTGAACAGCGCATGCGCGATCATGTTCTTCTCGCGGCAGGCGTTTTCGATGTGCTTTTTCAGAAGCTCCAGGTCGAGCAGGTCAATCACGCGCAGGCCGCGGCGGCCCATCTTGTCTTCATACGTCGGACCGATGCCACGCGAAGTAGTGCCGATCTTGACCCGGCCCGGCGCGTTTTCCGAGGCCAGCTCCATCATACGGTGATAAGGCAGGATGACCTGTGCGCGATTGCTGATGAAGAGATTGTTGCCATCAACCGTGACGCCGGTTTTGCGAAGCTCTTCCACTTCCTTCAAGAAAGCGATGGGATCGAGCACGACTCCGTTGCCGATGACGCCCCGGCATCCCTTGCGGAAGATGCCACAGGGCACAAGCTGCAGCACAAACCGATTGCCATTGATAATGACGGTGTGGCCCGCGTTGTGTCCGCCGGCGTAGCGCGCCACTACGGAAAACTGCTCGGAGAGCACGTCAACGATTTTGCCCTTGCCCTCGTCGCCCCACTGCGCGCCGACAATGACTGCTGTTCTGCTTTTCTTCATCCTGTTTGTATCTTTTCCATTTAAATAAGCTACTTCGCGCTATCGCACACACCGCTTCCCTGCTATAAAGAATCGAAAATTACCAGGGAAAGTTCGGCAGGACGCCAACCTTTTATGATAACTCAGCCCAAAGACCTGCGTCACGGATTTATGCGGGCAATGGATTTATGCAGCACTGGCCAGGAGTTCATCCAAAATTCTCGGTCTTCTCGATATATTCCAGCGCTGCACGGGCCATCTCGCGGTCGCCTTTGTAGGTAAGCAACTTGGGGGCGTCTTGCAGGGGAATCCAGGAGGCCTGCTCGACCTCGTGGCGCATTTCAGGCGTGATGTTTCCAATGCGTCCGGAAAGATAGCGGAACAGGTAGTAGGTCACGACTTTGAACACACGCGCGCCGTCACCCCAACTGCGCATGTAGACGTATTTCACATTGCCGAGCTTGATCACTCGCTCGGCTTCGAGGCCGGTTTCTTCGCGAATCTCGCGCACGGCGGTTTCTTCCGGCTTCTCCCCGGGATCAATCAATCCCTTGGGAAGGGTAAGCACGGGCTTGGGAACCTGCGCTGCCTTGCTCTTTCCAGCCTTTTTCTTCGGGGCCTCACGGCCGGTGGGTTGAATGACGGCCACCCACCACTGCCCGTCTTTTTGCCTTACAACTACTCCACCTGCAGAAAATTCTCGTCCTGTCTTGGCCATAAGGAAATTTAACCATAGCACTCGTGGGGCTTAGAACGCCAATCCTACGGCCATCGGCCGGCCACTACTTGTTTTGCGAGGAATGGCCAACTGATGCCAAAATAGGCGCATGGACCAAGTGAGACTCCCCGAAGCGTGCGGATCCCTGGCCGAAGTCCGTAGCGAGATTGATCGCATTGATCGAAGCATCATCAACGCCATCGGCAGACGACGGCTCTACGTCATTGCAGCAGCAAAGTTCAAGACGAGCCCGGCTGCTGTGGCTGCTCCTGAGCGCTTTGCGGCAATGCTTCAGATGCGGCGGCAATGGGCAGAACAGGACGGCCTGAATCCGGATGTGATCGAAAAGATGTACCGTGACCTGGTTACTTATTTCATCGCGGAAGAGCTGGCTCACTGGAGTGAATCTTCGCAGTCGTCTTCCTGATGTTTATGCTGACGATTCAGATTACAAAGCGCACAGATGGCGCCGGGTTGCTGCGATGCATACGCGCGGATGGCTCAATAACATGGCAGAAGCAGCGCGAGCGGCACGCCGGGTTCTTTGCCTTGCACGATCTCACGCATTTTGCGGTTGAATCGGCGCTTGGGTTTCGACAGGGTTTCTACGGACTCATTACCCAGAGCTGGGAGATAGACGATACCACCGGCAAGGGCGCACGCGGCTCACTGCCGGATGAAGCTGTAGAAGTTGAGCATATCGTCGGATGGTTCGACAGTGAGCGCGCCAGCCTAACTACGGGCACCGCAGAGGAATTCAACCAGTACGCTGCGATGCAAGCAGCATCTTCCGGAAGGCGAACGCCGCGCCGGCTCTCCGAGGATGACCTGGCACGCGTGCGGGAGCTGCGCGGCAGATTGTTCTCGCAGTGGTTCGCTCTGGAACCTGGTGCGACTCTCGAGTTGCATTACGAACTTCAATTGGATCCCCCTAGCACGCTAAGTCTCTAATTCCTCTTTAGTTATCTTCAGCGCCAAGATTTTCCCGCCAAAGTATTACTCCCCCACCCCCCATTACTTGGAGTAGTCCAAGCATTGATAAATCACTATAATTCAATGACATACGGAGAGGGCCGAGTAGTGGTCAGATAACACCCCTTTTGCGGGTAGACTGAAGCTGACAAACTGTTCCCCCCGGAACTCGAAGCTGCTTATTGAATTTTTCAAAGAACCTTTAAAGAGCTAAAGCCCCTGCATTCTGGATGCTGGATACACTTCCGAGACCATGGTAGGCCATATTCAGAAGGAATCAGGACTTTGATACCACAATGGGGCCATGTGGCAAGGTCCAACAAAACGGGTTCACCAAATTTGGGCATTTTTTAAAAGACCAAAAACCGCACATCCGATGGATAATAATTAAGCATCTAACTACAGGGAGACATGAAGCCATTTTCCAAGATCGCGCGATCGCTGAAATCCTTCAAAGAAGTGCTTTCGCGGCGAGCGGGACAGGTGACTGACCCCACCCCGCCAGCACCAGCTTCGCTTCCCCGCAGACCCCGCATTGGCATAGCTCTGGGCGGAGGATTTGCCCGCGGCATGTCGCACATCGGCGTGCTCAAGGTGCTGGAAGAAGAGAAGATCCCTATTGACTACGTCGCTGGAACCAGTGTGGGCGCGGTAATCGGAGCTGCGTATTGCAGCGGCCTGAGCGCCAAGGAGATGGCAGAAACCGCAGGCCTCGTGCGCTTCAAAGATTTTGCCCGCTGGACCATCTCGCGTTTTGCCTTATGCTCCACTGACCGCATGCAGGGTTTTCTGGAGCGGCTGCTCAAAGTGCACAGCTTTGAAGAGCTGCGCATTCCGCTGGCGGTCGCGGCAACCGACCTCACAACCGGACAGGGCGTGGTCTTCAAGTCGGGTTCCCTGATTGACGCCGTGCGCGCAAGCTGTGCCTATCCCGGAATGTTCATGCCGGTAAACCTGAATGGAAAACTTTATGTGGATGGGCTGCTGGGATATCCAGTGCCCGCCAAGCCGTTACGGGAGATGGGCGCCGAGCGCGTGATCTCTGTGCATTTGGCGGCGAACTGGGTCTCAGGCAAAGGCCCACGGCATGTCTTCGACGTTATTGGCCAGTGCTTCTCTATCGCCCAGGAGAGAATGAGTTCTTTCTGGAAGCAGCATACCGATATCATGGTCGAGCCCAACATCGGCCGCTTCGGCTACGACGAATTTCAGCGCTCGCCGGAGATGATCGCCATCGGCGAGGCCGCAACCCGCGAGATCATTCCCCAGATACGCGCCTGGCTCGAGGGCACCGAGCCCGAACCACAGGTACAAGAGCAATCCGCCATCAAAGTCTCAAGCGCGCCTGCGCTGCAAACCGCCCGCTTAACGGCAAAATAGAAAATTAAGAAGTAGGATGTGCGCAGAGCCCTCGCTGTAGCTGCCGAAAAACGTCTTTCTGGGGCGCTCCACTTCGTTGCGCGCCTGCCTGCGGAGGGGTGCCGCATACAAATCTTACCGACACATTCCTGAGATATTTATGCATGTGGTCTACGCGCATCGTTTTCAGCGACGTAAGTGCAGCAAGAAATAGACGAGCAGACCAACCAGCAACGCTATGATCACACGCCAGACTATTCCAGACATACCAGAGCGATCGGCCGGCAGTATTGGCCCCATGGAACTGCTGCTTTGCGGGAGGCCTGGTTGCGACAAACCTGGCTGCGGCAAATCTGGTTGTGAAAAATTTGACTGCGAGAAATTTGACTGCGAAGTTTGGGACGCCGAGCCGAGTGAGAAGTGAAAGTTGGTGTGATGGGTTTCATTGATCTTTTGGGTTAGCGCCCGATCAACCATTTCGGCGATCAGTGGATGCTGGGGACCGAGCAGTTCACCGAATGTTTCCCGCAACTTCTGCGCGACTTCTTCCCGGCTTGCACCCTGCAGCGACTCCAACTTGGGATCGTTGAAATGAGCCGTGAATCCGCCGCCCGTCTTTTCCTCAATATGGTACGAAAACTGGCTGGATGTGCTCATCGCGCTCAGACCGTCGAACAATTTGTTCCGCACAAAACCCGGAAGCCCCGCGCCGAACAAATCGTTCATCCTGGCGTGGATCTTCTGCTCAATCTCTTGCTTTGTGGCTGCCTCGATGGTCTCCATGGTGGGGTCACTGGTATGAGCAATGAATCCGCCGCCGGGCTTTTCTTCGATACGATAGGAGAAACTGATGTTCGTTTTTTTGATGTCCATGGCCAGCTCCGTGGCGCAATTGTACTGCGGAATTCCGGCGACTCGGAAAGATCAATTTCTCAATGCAGTTCCCGGTTGCCGGTTTCTTTTTTCCAA
Coding sequences within:
- a CDS encoding NUDIX domain-containing protein; amino-acid sequence: MAKTGREFSAGGVVVRQKDGQWWVAVIQPTGREAPKKKAGKSKAAQVPKPVLTLPKGLIDPGEKPEETAVREIREETGLEAERVIKLGNVKYVYMRSWGDGARVFKVVTYYLFRYLSGRIGNITPEMRHEVEQASWIPLQDAPKLLTYKGDREMARAALEYIEKTENFG
- a CDS encoding isochorismate lyase → MDQVRLPEACGSLAEVRSEIDRIDRSIINAIGRRRLYVIAAAKFKTSPAAVAAPERFAAMLQMRRQWAEQDGLNPDVIEKMYRDLVTYFIAEELAHWSESSQSSS
- a CDS encoding patatin-like phospholipase family protein: MKPFSKIARSLKSFKEVLSRRAGQVTDPTPPAPASLPRRPRIGIALGGGFARGMSHIGVLKVLEEEKIPIDYVAGTSVGAVIGAAYCSGLSAKEMAETAGLVRFKDFARWTISRFALCSTDRMQGFLERLLKVHSFEELRIPLAVAATDLTTGQGVVFKSGSLIDAVRASCAYPGMFMPVNLNGKLYVDGLLGYPVPAKPLREMGAERVISVHLAANWVSGKGPRHVFDVIGQCFSIAQERMSSFWKQHTDIMVEPNIGRFGYDEFQRSPEMIAIGEAATREIIPQIRAWLEGTEPEPQVQEQSAIKVSSAPALQTARLTAK